A genome region from Bacteroidetes Order II. bacterium includes the following:
- a CDS encoding sulfite exporter TauE/SafE family protein: protein MGTILTPVFMIFFPVELAIALTGVVHFFNNIFKLFLVGNNANKEVLLRFGVPAVISAMLGSWMLLNITDLQPLFSYYAFGKYFEVYPVNSIISVLLIIFAIIDLIPYFSTLQFEKDKLPIGGMLSGFFGGLSGNQGAFRSAFLIKSGLSKEAFVATSVVVSTFVDFTRLSIYATRFTKSGLTDNIVLVICATLAGIAGAYFGNKLLKKVTLRFLQITIAIMLIIISLALGAGII, encoded by the coding sequence TTGGGAACAATCCTTACGCCTGTTTTTATGATTTTCTTTCCTGTGGAGTTGGCAATTGCATTAACAGGAGTGGTTCATTTCTTTAATAACATTTTCAAATTGTTTTTGGTCGGTAACAATGCTAACAAAGAAGTTTTGTTGCGCTTTGGTGTTCCTGCTGTAATTTCCGCTATGCTAGGTTCATGGATGTTATTAAACATAACCGACTTACAACCTTTGTTTTCTTATTACGCATTTGGAAAATATTTTGAAGTTTACCCTGTGAATTCTATTATTTCAGTTTTGCTTATTATTTTTGCAATTATTGATCTTATTCCTTATTTTAGCACTTTACAATTTGAAAAAGATAAGTTACCAATTGGCGGAATGTTAAGTGGCTTTTTTGGCGGACTTTCAGGAAACCAAGGTGCTTTTAGGAGTGCTTTTTTAATTAAGTCAGGACTTTCAAAAGAAGCATTTGTTGCCACTTCCGTAGTGGTTTCAACTTTTGTGGACTTCACTCGCCTAAGTATTTATGCGACAAGGTTTACTAAATCAGGACTGACAGACAACATAGTATTAGTAATTTGTGCTACACTCGCAGGAATTGCAGGAGCATATTTTGGTAATAAACTTTTGAAGAAAGTAACTTTAAGATTTCTGCAAATAACCATAGCAATAATGTTAATAATCATTTCACTCGCATTGGGTGCGGGAATAATTTAA
- a CDS encoding acetolactate decarboxylase has protein sequence MTLIGLAMLILTNCTTKAQQTTNEVKIVGEMKNVMWKGQLYGNVNLRTIANKTNLYGLGPVEYLAGEILIIDGRSYKSTVSSDSIMKVEETYDIKAPFFGYANIPMWTEQSLPDSIQTVQQLEEHLDKLTISSPRPFMFKLSGTVEQAIIHVVNLPKGAKVHSPAEAHQGQVNYEIQNKQADIIGFFSTEHKAIFTHHDTYLHMHLITTDRQKMGHLDEVLLKKGTMKLYLPKY, from the coding sequence ATGACACTTATTGGATTGGCAATGTTGATCTTAACAAATTGCACGACCAAAGCACAACAAACGACTAACGAGGTAAAAATCGTTGGGGAGATGAAAAATGTAATGTGGAAAGGACAGCTTTACGGAAATGTTAACCTTCGCACTATTGCAAACAAGACAAATTTGTACGGACTTGGGCCTGTTGAGTATTTAGCAGGTGAAATCTTAATTATTGATGGTAGGTCATATAAATCAACCGTGTCTTCTGACTCAATAATGAAAGTCGAAGAAACTTACGACATAAAAGCTCCATTTTTTGGTTATGCAAACATTCCAATGTGGACTGAACAATCTTTGCCCGACAGCATTCAGACCGTTCAACAACTTGAAGAACATCTTGATAAGTTGACTATATCTTCACCAAGGCCATTTATGTTTAAACTTTCTGGAACGGTTGAACAGGCGATAATTCATGTTGTAAACTTGCCCAAAGGCGCAAAAGTGCATTCGCCAGCCGAAGCGCATCAAGGACAGGTGAATTACGAGATTCAAAACAAACAAGCAGACATTATTGGCTTCTTCTCAACAGAACACAAGGCCATTTTTACGCACCACGACACCTATCTTCACATGCATCTAATAACGACCGACAGGCAAAAAATGGGGCATTTAGATGAGGTTTTGCTCAAGAAAGGAACAATGAAACTTTATTTGCCAAAATATTAA
- the acnA gene encoding aconitate hydratase AcnA — translation MSEKKNLFGARQLFDTGSGQAYLYRLDKLEQDGFGQVSRLPFSIKVLLESALRNCDDYVVPKTAIERLAAYDPANPVAEEIPFLPARVILQDFTGVPCVVDLAAMRSAMQRLGGNPDVINPRVPVDLVIDHSVQVDEYGSEAAMLINNQLEFERNRERYEFLRWGQQALDNFGVVPPARGIVHQINLEYLAKAAWRRPEEEGLDVIYPDSLVGTDSHTTMINGLGIVGWGVGGIEAEAVMLGQPIYMLIPQVIGFKLEGKLREGVTPTDLTLTITQMLRKKGVVDKFVEFYGPGISSIGLADRAMIANMAPEYGATIGFFPIDDEALNYLRRTGRDEALVTMVERYTKEQGLFRTDETSDPVFTDTLSLNLADVVPSVAGPKRPQDRIFVPDVGKEFQSALTAPIGPAGFGLVPEKVAALSTYDDGKQKLTMKNGDVVIAAITSCTNTSNPFVLMGAGLIAKRAIEHGLKVKPYVKTSLAPGSRVVTEYLREAGLLPYLNQIGFNVVGYGCTTCIGNSGPLREPVNKAITDGDLVVAGVLSGNRNFEGRVHPLVKANYLASPMLVVSYALAGTVDLDLMSDPIGTNDLGQAIYLKDLWPTAAEVNELVSKYVTASMFLKEYHGVETSNEDWNAIPVAEGALYEWNAVSTYVQEPPFFTTLTREVSAIEPISGAKVLLKLGDSVTTDHISPAGSFKKDTPAGKYLLENGIEPKDFNSYGSRRGAHEVMMRGTFANIRIRNQVAPGTEGGWTTYFPTGEVTSVYDASMRYQEAGMPLVVLGGKDYGMGSSRDWAAKGTMLLGVKAVIAESFERIHRSNLVGMGVLPLVYKAGETAETLGLDGTESFDIPVTDDVTPRQEITVTATKADGTQVQFQAICRLDTPIDVDYYRNGGILNYVLREFLNQAAVAA, via the coding sequence ATGAGCGAAAAGAAAAACCTTTTTGGAGCACGACAACTATTTGATACGGGCTCTGGACAAGCCTACCTCTACCGTTTGGACAAATTAGAGCAGGATGGATTCGGGCAAGTAAGCCGCCTCCCATTCTCCATCAAAGTGCTGTTAGAATCGGCCCTACGGAATTGTGATGATTACGTGGTACCGAAAACGGCCATCGAGCGATTAGCTGCCTACGATCCCGCCAATCCAGTGGCCGAGGAAATCCCTTTCTTGCCCGCACGCGTTATTTTACAAGACTTTACGGGTGTGCCTTGTGTGGTGGACTTGGCCGCCATGCGTTCGGCCATGCAACGCCTCGGCGGAAACCCAGATGTGATCAATCCGCGTGTTCCTGTAGATTTGGTGATAGACCACTCTGTGCAGGTGGATGAGTATGGCTCGGAAGCCGCAATGCTCATCAATAACCAGTTGGAATTTGAACGCAACCGCGAACGCTACGAGTTCTTGCGCTGGGGACAACAAGCCTTAGACAACTTTGGGGTGGTTCCCCCCGCCCGCGGAATTGTCCACCAGATCAACCTCGAATACCTTGCTAAAGCCGCTTGGCGACGACCAGAAGAAGAGGGTTTGGATGTGATCTATCCAGATTCATTGGTCGGAACAGATAGCCATACCACGATGATCAATGGCCTCGGGATTGTAGGTTGGGGTGTGGGTGGTATCGAGGCCGAGGCGGTCATGCTTGGTCAGCCGATTTACATGCTCATTCCGCAGGTCATTGGCTTTAAGCTCGAAGGTAAACTCCGCGAAGGGGTTACACCAACAGACCTTACGCTCACGATTACGCAGATGCTCCGTAAAAAAGGCGTAGTGGATAAATTCGTGGAATTTTATGGTCCAGGCATCTCCAGTATTGGTCTCGCAGACCGCGCCATGATCGCCAATATGGCCCCAGAATATGGCGCAACCATCGGGTTTTTCCCGATTGACGACGAGGCATTGAATTACTTGCGTCGTACGGGCCGCGACGAAGCGCTGGTGACGATGGTAGAGCGCTATACCAAAGAACAAGGGCTTTTCCGCACCGACGAAACGTCCGATCCGGTCTTTACCGATACACTCAGCCTAAACTTGGCCGATGTCGTGCCAAGCGTTGCCGGGCCCAAACGTCCGCAAGACCGCATTTTTGTACCCGACGTGGGCAAGGAATTTCAATCAGCCCTTACCGCGCCAATCGGGCCAGCCGGCTTTGGACTTGTACCGGAAAAAGTGGCTGCTTTATCCACCTACGACGATGGAAAACAAAAACTTACCATGAAGAATGGCGATGTGGTGATTGCCGCTATCACGTCTTGTACCAATACCTCGAACCCCTTTGTTTTGATGGGTGCAGGGCTGATCGCCAAAAGAGCCATAGAACATGGCCTCAAGGTGAAGCCTTATGTCAAAACTTCGCTTGCTCCCGGTAGCCGCGTGGTAACGGAATATCTACGCGAAGCCGGTCTTCTACCCTATCTAAATCAAATCGGGTTTAATGTGGTGGGATATGGCTGTACCACTTGTATCGGAAATTCAGGACCACTTCGGGAACCTGTCAACAAAGCCATTACCGATGGCGACTTGGTGGTAGCGGGCGTTCTTTCCGGAAACCGCAACTTCGAAGGCCGTGTTCATCCCTTGGTGAAAGCCAATTATCTGGCCTCACCGATGTTGGTCGTTTCTTATGCCTTGGCCGGAACAGTGGACTTGGACCTCATGAGCGACCCCATCGGTACCAACGACTTGGGCCAAGCAATTTACCTAAAAGACCTCTGGCCAACCGCTGCCGAGGTTAACGAATTGGTCTCAAAATATGTGACGGCATCTATGTTCCTGAAGGAATACCATGGTGTGGAAACCTCCAATGAAGACTGGAACGCCATTCCGGTGGCCGAAGGCGCGCTTTATGAATGGAATGCGGTTTCGACATATGTGCAAGAACCACCCTTTTTCACCACGCTCACCCGCGAGGTCTCGGCGATTGAACCCATCTCTGGTGCAAAGGTGCTGCTTAAACTGGGTGATTCTGTTACCACGGACCACATCTCGCCCGCTGGCTCGTTCAAAAAAGACACACCCGCCGGGAAATACTTGCTGGAAAATGGCATTGAACCCAAAGACTTCAATAGCTATGGCTCGCGTCGGGGCGCACACGAAGTGATGATGCGCGGTACGTTTGCCAATATTCGCATCAGGAATCAAGTGGCTCCGGGAACCGAAGGCGGCTGGACCACTTATTTTCCAACGGGCGAAGTGACAAGTGTCTATGACGCTTCCATGCGATACCAAGAGGCCGGTATGCCGTTGGTGGTCTTGGGTGGAAAAGACTATGGAATGGGCTCCTCCCGCGACTGGGCCGCCAAAGGAACCATGCTTCTGGGCGTAAAAGCAGTAATTGCCGAAAGTTTTGAACGGATTCATCGCTCCAATTTGGTGGGGATGGGCGTTCTACCATTGGTATATAAAGCGGGAGAAACCGCCGAGACGTTGGGCTTAGACGGAACCGAGTCCTTTGATATTCCTGTCACGGACGATGTAACGCCCCGTCAAGAAATCACGGTAACGGCAACCAAAGCAGATGGTACACAGGTGCAATTCCAAGCCATTTGCCGTTTAGACACACCGATTGATGTAGATTACTATCGAAATGGCGGTATCTTAAACTACGTCCTTCGTGAATTCCTGAACCAAGCAGCCGTCGCGGCGTGA
- a CDS encoding DedA family protein: MTHSTTEKDRYSGLFGWIHRIKDWVESLASKPYGVPALALLAFSESIFFPIPPDVLLMALCVGLPKRSLWFALVCTIGSVVGGVFGYGIGHFLWYDAAGAFSGFAQFFFDHIPGFTTEVFERAGALYREYDFWAVMVAGLTPVPYKVATITAGVFDLNFVVFMLASIASRALRFFLIGALFYFFGRAIKAFIDKYLEILSVLFVLLLVGGFLVIRWLS, translated from the coding sequence ATGACGCACAGCACAACCGAGAAAGACCGATACAGCGGCCTTTTTGGATGGATACACCGGATCAAAGACTGGGTGGAATCTTTGGCCAGCAAGCCGTATGGAGTTCCAGCACTTGCACTGCTTGCCTTCTCTGAGTCTATCTTTTTCCCCATTCCACCAGACGTTTTGCTCATGGCGCTTTGTGTAGGTTTGCCTAAGCGTTCCCTTTGGTTTGCGCTGGTTTGTACCATTGGCTCCGTTGTGGGTGGTGTGTTTGGGTATGGGATCGGACATTTTCTTTGGTATGATGCGGCGGGCGCATTTAGTGGATTTGCACAGTTTTTCTTCGACCATATTCCGGGGTTCACCACCGAAGTTTTTGAACGTGCGGGAGCGCTTTACCGCGAGTACGACTTTTGGGCAGTGATGGTGGCCGGTCTCACTCCTGTTCCCTACAAAGTAGCCACAATCACGGCAGGGGTTTTTGATTTAAATTTTGTGGTCTTTATGTTGGCCTCAATAGCCAGTCGTGCGTTACGCTTCTTTCTTATTGGAGCGTTATTTTATTTCTTTGGCCGAGCTATAAAAGCTTTTATAGACAAATATTTAGAAATCCTGAGTGTTTTGTTTGTGCTCTTATTGGTAGGTGGGTTCTTGGTAATTCGTTGGCTTAGCTAA